The following DNA comes from Vigna radiata var. radiata cultivar VC1973A chromosome 4, Vradiata_ver6, whole genome shotgun sequence.
aattaacttAGTTTCATCATgcattttctttgatttatatatatatatatatatatatatatatatatatatatatagagagagagagagagagagagagagagagagatatagatagagagtatatatatatagagagtgTGTGTGATTGACCTATTTTGTTGTGTTACTTTTCGAGTCAACTCATTTGATACAAAGTCTAGTTgttatattaataagaaaatagtaagataatttttattctttctgcAGGAATTAAACTAGCTTTATTGaagtaatataaattgataaaatatgtgATGAAATAGtttgatatattcttttatatcttcAACACGTCCTTTTGAAtggaaaaattaatattaacacgTACATAAACTCACATGTGTTACTATCTAATATTAAAAGGATAATCATGTACTATCAATTAACTTTtggattaataaaacaaaataaaaaggtttttttattgttctttccAAATAATTGTCGTGCTTTTCGCTCATGCTAATATTAGGTATGGAATACCTTTTCAACAGGTTGTCCCAACGTTATTTTGTCaatgtctttttaattttaattttgcaattattcatttataatttacaCTAATTATTGGGCATAATAGGGCAGTTGGGGATCCACTTTAACTATTATTATCAATACACGTgggaaatattattttattcaaaagatGACACGAGTAAACTTATCATCACACaggaagaaaatatttaaagaaagatTTCATGGTCCACTATGTAatactatatattataattaaaatccgAAATGcattattgttgtttttgtaaaaaaatataatataatataatataatatctaataaaaattgttagttTGTATTAACGGTAAGATTTGGTGTGTAACTTTACAGATGGACAAGGCTTACGTACTCCGTGAAGCAGTGAATTACACAAGACAACTTCAAGAGAGAGTGAAAGAGttggaaaataaaaacagtGAGAAAAGAGTAGTACATCATTCATCAACATTGGTAAGAAAATGTGAAGTTTccgaaaagaaaaacttgagcaATAGCAGTGAAAGCAACAAAGAATCACTGTTTGAGGTTGAAGCAAGAGTCCTAGATGAGGAAATACTGATTGGAATCCATTGTGAGAAGCAAAAGGACATAGTCTGCAACATACTGGCCTTTCTTGAAAAGCTGCATCTTTCTCCAACCAGTAGCAGTGTATTACCATTTGGCACTTGTACTCTTATAATCCACATCATTGCTCAGGTACATATATCAAACACCTTTCATGCACCCTTATgtttaatgataatatttttttaagacatTTGAACATCGTGTTGTTCTCTGATTGGTTATTTCACAGTCAATAATACTAATCATAATGGACCAATTATAGAATGatacgtaaataatatttaaatgttgtaaaaaaaatattatttaaatatcattatcttatatTAATCATGCAAATGCATGATCTCGAATGTTGTGTTATTATATGCAGATGGATGAGGAATGCAGAATGAACATGGATGAGTTAGTGAAGAATCTGAGAGAATATCTGTTGGATGTGTATGACATGCAGCAAGTGAGTTTATGATCCGTGCTAGTGCATCAAAAATCTTCTCGGACTGtataccatatatatatatatgtttggttGACTAAAAATTTAACAAGTGGTGCGTTGAATTTAAAGCTGTTAGTTGCAAATGCAAAATTACTGgtgcaaaataaatattttatgtcaattatttttgttaaattacattattctaagatttatgtaaatataaatgGCAAAAAATTGTATCGGTTAATTATGTGACATAAAAAGCAAGGATTTTTATCAAGTAAAGggagaaataacaaaaaaaatgagttcGTTAAAAAGTGGAATATCCTCTTCaccatactttttttttttatatgaaaagaGTCTGTTCTTGAATCTTATCACCTTTTAAGCTGCGAAAGAAAGTTCAAACGTAAGACAACAAAAGTAAAAGGAAACTTTTGCTAAAAGTCATTAAGAAAATGCATAATATGATTCAACCTCATTAGACTTGACCAGAATTAATAtgttcactacaagaaaaaaaaattgaattacatattcgtctataataatgaaattctattgataaattaaaatttttaaatctaatttaagaGGAGTTTttcacatatattatatatgaataatcataaaaaaagtacatttttaaattgattttctttttctaatcaacattaataattatttttgtagtaacttatattgttttttaagtatttttttctttttctcttcaagttCTAATCCTCGAATTATATCTTGAAAAATCAGGAAGTGTTTATGTGATCATGACAATAAAGTCTTCCATTCTATCTGATCAGTTTTTTCAAAACagagtaagttagtttttactcttttcttgagttgtACATTTCCTCCATGCATGTGAGTCTATTTTGTCGCATGCGCCTTCCTAGCCTTCTAGTATGTTCTATGTTAATCAGTGGTTCTAACCATGTACCCTAATCATGATTTTGTGGTATGCAGGTGCAAATTGAGTTCTTTGAGCTGCTAAAGtagtttttttatctcttatgtttatttataaGGCTTAAGAAGATTCGTTAAATTTGAACTGATGTGCTTTAATTAGGACAATTGATTGAGTTATGAAGTTAGGATATGTAACTTGTTAAAAAACCCATGATGTGGTGGTGTGACTTACTTGATATTGATGTAAATGCAcgttatttgaaattaaaaaagtattattgtgAACTTGTATTGaatgttatttgttttgacCACTTAAGTTGTTGTGTTTGAGATTATACTTGGTTAGaaattgtttgttaattttgaaGTAGTGAAAAAGGAGAGTCTTGGGTTAGTTTACAATCTAATTTGGGATTTGATAGGTGAAATTCTAAAAGAATGTGTTTAGGAAGGAACTTGGGATTTGGAGTCTATTTTTGAGTCATTTAAGACTTGTTTAGCCACTTGGTTCTCAAAAATTTGGTgtataatatatgaaatatgtttAGTTGTATTTTGGGGAAGTTGGTTTGATTAGATGGACTAAATTCTTGAACAAGTGAGCAAAATGAAATTTCTTCTGAGTTATAAACCTATTTTCAAATCAGTTATTGTACCAAGAATACTAGTTTGATCATATGGAAAAGGTATTTAGTGCATTTAGATCAAGTAGCATAGTTTTGCATCTTCTGGTATAACGTTGAGTGTCATCCTAGGGCGTTAGACGCCACAAAGTCAATGAGCTCTCTGACTTATGGGCGCTGAGCGAAAGATTAGGGCGTTAAGCACCATGAAATCAATGAGCTCTTTGACTTCTGGGCATTAAGCGATGGATTGGGGCGCTGAGCAATACTTTTCCTTGTAGGTCTGAATGTGGCTTTTCCAGTAATTCGTTGGGCGAGTGATCTTTCTCATTAAGGATTTCTGTGTTGGTAgctttataatgtttttttacactatttgatatatttttatttaagatgtGTTGTATGGATATTTACATTGTTTATATTGGAAATTTAATGAAGTTTAAATGGGTGTTGTATGTATAAGTTTGATTTAAAGTTGATATGGAATATTTGTGAGTGTGAAATTGTATATGGTACTATAAggatttcaagaaaaaattctCAATATGGTTGTGTATattgtatgtattgatataggGTGCTAGTTATTAGGGGTTATTCTGACGTTCTGAATCACTTCTAATCTCAAGAAGAGAATGATAATTATGTCATGGAGAGTAGTAGAAGGTCTTTAGCCTGACGGTCATTTATTGACCATAGATTTTTGACGAATTAATCTTAGAATATGGTAATTGATGTGCATGAGTTGTTGTTGCACCACCTCTAGGTGCAACACTCCTATAGTTcgatatcaatacatgtatatGGATGATCAATCTAGATTATAAATAGTTGaatgtttataaaattgttagttattgaattataatttgatgtttgtaaatgattgtatattattatatgtgtattcTTTGATAACATTAacttatcattttctttatattttgtgtttgtttgttcttttgtttgtaATGATCGTCTTTATAATGTGAACAGATGAGGAACTCGCTTTGAATCAAGCTTTAGGAGATGAAATAAAGACTTAGATTAGAATTTcattttaactaattatatatatatatatatatatatatatatatatatatatatacttttgaaaaatttctaTATAcacttttgaaaaacttttgatTATACTTTAGTTCTTAAGTGTGAAAGAAttttttagatttctttttcttgtatatattttgctattataattatatttagatatatatatatatatatatatatatatattgtttaactattttaatttattaagtataTGATgagttttataataatgttaatattattgaaaatttgagacattacataaattataaacaagaaATACAAAAATGGTGTATAACGTCGATGTTTCGCAGCCTTTAACATTGAATTTGAGGCCGAAGTCGGATATTATCATTGTCTGTTGTCAATAAACGTTGAATTTTGTCATTGTGTGACgttaataaacttttttttaattaaatgtgatccatttttattattctacGAGACCtaaaaagcataaaaacaacaaatgtagtctaaatttttgtattttatacaaCATGAACTATGAACTATAAGCAacaaacaagaacaacaaacaaattcttgaaaacgaaaacgaaaacaaaattgaaaacgaAAGCTAACATTCAAAAAGGTGGGTTATTCGGAATAAAGTGTTaccaccagtgagagagaaagtcGAACGCGCCTATAAAGGagaagaacacgaaaataattggtcaaaacaaacgaaaatcatacctaaagtagttagtCAACATgtatttgtataaaatgaaagaaagactACATGTTCTAGTCGTCAAGCTTCGTTCAAGAAAAGTTTGAGCATAGAAGAGGGTCTcgtgctaagataaagtgaatgaattttcaacttCTCTCCGAAATTTGTATAACCTTTTGACGTCTAAAACTAGGGCATTAAAGTCTTGTAACCTTTTAACATCTAATTTTAGGACATTTGACGTCATACATAAGTATATTTTTACCTTCACACAAAacatttttgcaaaatttacCTAATAGGAcgtttaatttcataatatccAACGTTTTATAACTAATCAATGTTGGACAAATTTAAATCTGACTtcttaataaaacttttatttacaaaaatatcacttgttatttttataattaaatagtaattAGAAATTGAACACataatattattcttctttattaatataaacatttgaaaaggaaagaaaaatgttacaatgatgttaatattattaaaattatgagatgttacataaattataaacaaaataccagaaattaatgttttcataaattttaaaagtaaaaatattttctaaacatttgaaaaaggaaagaagaaaaagggatgTTCGGTGAAGTCAATCTCCTATTAAGCTTCTCTTCCATTAAGCTTTTGTGACCATCAATGATACACTTAATTCTGACATTAAAATCTTACAAACTTTTGGATATTTATCCAAATCAAGTCTAATTGACTTGATAGAAAAAAAGTTTGTGTTGATTTGTGAAGTGTTCTTCTGGTGAGTGGAACAAGCTTCTACAACAATGTAATCACTCTTATTTATGTAGCTAAGTTTTCTTCCttcttataattattagaattataaatatttaaattaattaaagtttcatattctttaatttttcaatcttaAACATTCCACAAATTTTGAAAGATCTAATAAAAACTACATATAGGAGAAGAGAAAATCAAAGTACAAACTTGGCACTGCATTTCAAAAGCTTCCAATTCCTAACAAGCAGGAGGACCACTTTTTTATTCACTTTAACACCTTCTGTGACTTCAAATTCAATAAGCATCCTCCAACTGCTTTTATTAGGTCATCAATCGTCATGCTATATTCGTCATTCATCTGaaatacaaataacaaaaatataaatcataattctattttttttgttataaatacttatttttataattaaatatttttttaatccttaaaataaacgtaaaattaaatttaaaatcatatattttaatttataaatcaatttgaaatattatttaatataaaaattaacactgttaaataaatttataaattaagtttgaagattaaaatatgttaaaatttataataaaaaaattttaattttaacatttatagttttttttcgGTAAAGATTATCatatagaaaaaagaagaagattgtAACAACTCTTAAACGTGTTCCCATCTCAATCTGTCGGGAAGATATATGTCttaaatgttatttgttttataggCTTAATATCGCTTTTGGTTcttagtttgggaggttttgttgaatatgatcttatttttttttattaataattgatctcattttttgaaaaaactgttcaattgacttcTTTTTGGTTACTACGTCGATTTTCTAACGGTGTTGGTTACGACgaaaataagttctttcatggatttacctatccaaatgttattttaacagtcctgacatcatgttatgttaaaaatcatgtcatcatcgtacaCAATAAgaactataataaacaatttgaACTTGAATATGGAACtactatgaacaaaaagaactcaattgaacaatttttttaaaagatgagatcaattgttatggaaaaaaaaaaaagataggaccatattgaacaaaccctcccaaactaAGGATGAAAAACGGTATTAAGTCTTTTTATACAAGACAGGGATAAGGTCCGCGAACAGTGGGAACTTAGAGTCTGAACAAGACAGTGTtgctatgaaaaattaaatgttttgtaCCTTAGCAATAATGGTGACCTTAAATGTTGATGTTCCAAATGGCAACACACTAGAACACGTGGTAGAAAGATGAAGATTATCGAGCAACGACAACACTTTGACTAAAGTGTTGTTTGGATTGTGACAAAAAATTCCTATAAGCACTTCCCTGTCTGAAACGGAAATCTTCATTTCGGGAAGTTCTTCTTCCACACTTATGGAGAGTGTTGGTTTCTTGGTGAGGCTTCCTATTGAATTCATATTGtctttcttttgattttctAGCTCTTTCACTCGTTCTTTAAGTCGTTTCACATAATCCACAGCTTCACGTACCACACTGCCCTTGTCTCTctgaaaacatgtttaattcATGAATCACTCAAAAATACTTACGTTCTTGTCGGCTATGTATGTATGATTACACAAACACGGTGTTACCAGAACGcgtcaataattttttttagaaaaatattataagacatatttaaattttttatatttgtttgatattattttttaaaaaataaatatagaaatttacactatgattattttatcttctgtaTGTAAAAGTATTTTCAATACAGTGTCTCAAAGTTTTTTATCACGTTGAAAATGATTGAGAATTCCCTCATTTACTTACTTTGTGTAgacttatgttttaaataatttactattttcttgATGATAACAGGGCCCATTTGGATAAATATtactctgattttttatttttattttttttaaatttagacctTGAAAAACTGGACTTTAATGAGTATAAATTATCAGTGTAAAAATCTGACTCCAGAAACTAATCGAAAGCTATTTTtggtatattatattttcaggAGAAAGCGACGTATATATAACCATTCCTATCACgtgaatgaaaacaaaatagttAGTAATCAAACGAGTAAAAAAGTCAACAATAATGTTGTTGAGTATATTATgtaacatttttacatttgacACATggtataaaaagtaaaaaatcataaaaaataaagttttatatttttcttaagaaagaagaaaataatattaaataaatataaaaaatttatgtatgtcAAGAAATCACGCATCTATctttagaaatattataaactaaaatgtCGTGTTCCTAAATTTTATTACTCGATGTTCTACGATGTTCTACATACCTTCTTTAACCCAGGAATGATGGCGGAAAGTTCTACGATGTTATTCGTCAATtcttctctcctttttctctcagCCAATATGTGATGTTGTCTGTCTGCTCTAGAGATCGCGTTTTGGCTCTGTGTGGTGCTTTTGGAAGGGTGGTTCTGATGTGCTTCAGAATTAGGGTTATCAAAACAGAAAACATGGGCAGCAGAAAATGATGAAGTTTTGGAGTTGAAGTTACTTTGgagggaggaagaagatggaatATTGCTTTCGGGAGAGAAAACAATAATGTCTTTCAGAGACTCATCTTCATTGCAATGGACCATGTGGCTTTGGTTGAAGAAATCATCCATTTCCTATCATTACcgaatgaaaaaagaaaatgtgaatcATGTATGTAGAAAAATGAACCATGCTAATGTGTTCATAAATTAGTTCATACAACTATCATGTCATGAGAAAAGAATTAGCTTCAAGTGTACCCTAAtacaataaacataatataataattaatgagtGTGTTTACCCATTGAGAAACCAAGCTATGCCATGAATCCTCCATTATTAGGATAAGAGAGGCTAATTAAGGATTTCAGCACAACCAAGTTACTGAAATGGTATAGTTGCTGGGGTGGTAGATAGACCAAATGTGAATTATAACTTCAAGAGTTTTATAAGTACCaaagaataaattaagaaaaaaaattgaaataaaatggaatTCCATAAATATTGTCTATCATTTAATCTATGTTTTTCCCATTTCAATGTCAATAGCAAATTTTGGactaacttatattttttattatttattttatttataagcttTAATTTGACTATTTATCTTTTAgcaaattattttgtattacattttataaatttgagtctgaagtttcttttttcaaaatagttattaatatttaattataggatagatttttattcattttctaattacgctgaaaaatagaatttaactacgactaaaattttctttttaacaaatcACTGTGTAATAAGAGTTATTATTGGTATTTCGAATGTAAGGTCGAGATTAACGTTCAATGTTCAGTTAACTGTTTAAAGAgttcaaatgttataatttGTTCCAAATCTCTTGTATATGTTCATTTTGTATCATTCGGAGGATATCTGTAGAAAATGTTTTAATGTCAAAGTTAGTTCAACGAGAGACAATTGAGATTTTAATGTCGTAGTACCCCCTTATCTCATTACctcaaacttatatttatagattttgaagtGAGTCTTTGATTATCAACGGCCTAATTGCGGTCCAATTAATGGTAATAACACTTTATCTTAAGTTATCCAGCATTAGAGTTAATCTTCTTGTTAGTTGACCATTTGGTCCACCTCTATGGCTGTATATTAATAGTAATGGTTTGGGAAGGGATCCGACTAATGGTTGATCGTCCAGTCTGTGCTTGACCGAATGGTCATACGATACATAGGCCCCCCACTCACGAGTTTGTTATCACAGGCAAAGGGGTTTGTAATAGGATGAGGCTTTTGTCATTCAATCTTTTTTGAAGTAACATCGGCCCTAGTCGCTCGTCTGGTTAGCCTTTGGATTGTTCGGTTAACTGCTAacgattttcaaaattttgaattattaccATTGAGGGAAACATGTGTGCCACTTTGAGCCTTGCACCAATCAAAATTTGTAAAGTCTAATGTTGTGAGTCGTTGGATATGACTTGATCCAACAGTTAAGAATGGCTGACGAAAAGTCTATTTTAGCTATAAATACAAGTCTCGCCTATCATTTGCACCTTTGCCTTTATCTTTTCTCTGCCAACCGATCATCTAACTCTTCATTATCTTTTCAACAATAATGTTGACTATTGATTTATCATTGTATGTGGAATCTGTAGGGAGGGATGGTCGAAagtatgttgatgatttgtCGTCGTCATCGATTTCATTGTCgactttttcttcaattttgggATCAACTGTGTGAGAGTTAAGCTCGACTGACAGGGTAAATACTAATAAGCAAATCAATTCAGCAATTCTAATCCAAATCAAACATGCAATTTAGTTGATTTATACATTATCAATATGAAAAATGGTAATTAGCTTCCCTTATCTATTAAACGACTTTATAGAACCTCACACAGTTCCAATAGATCAAAATACATTATCTACACCTACGAACAACAAAATCATAATTAGGGTAGGCTGTTAGAACTGATTATCAGAGAGTCACACAGGAAACTCATATAACACATGCAACCATAGGTGGTGTGCATgcaaaggaagagaaaaaaagactAAAGAAAAGAGGAGAAGTCAACTTGCTATTTTGCAGAAACTGGTTGACTATACTTAAAGATCTCGCCGCGAGAATTACTCAGACAGTCTCTGATCTTCAACAGATGGACAGAGAGTCAAAATCTTTAGA
Coding sequences within:
- the LOC106758431 gene encoding transcription factor bHLH25-like; translation: MEDSWHSLVSQWEMDDFFNQSHMVHCNEDESLKDIIVFSPESNIPSSSSLQSNFNSKTSSFSAAHVFCFDNPNSEAHQNHPSKSTTQSQNAISRADRQHHILAERKRREELTNNIVELSAIIPGLKKMNDEYSMTIDDLIKAVGGCLLNLKSQKVLK